In the Mycolicibacterium thermoresistibile genome, one interval contains:
- a CDS encoding cystathionine gamma-synthase — translation MSEHRRWQGLATKAIHAGYRPDPATGAVNAPIYASSTFAQDGVGGLRGGFEYGRTGNPTRSALEASLAAVEEAGYGRAFSSGMAATDCALRAVLRPGDHIVIPNDAYGGTFRLIDKVLTNWGIHYTPVDLSDLDALRVAITSRTRLIVVETPTNPLLSIADIAAIAQIAGTSGVKVLVDNTFASPALQQPLLLGADIVLHSTTKYIGGHSDVVGGALLTNDEELDAAFGFLQNGAGAVPGPFDAYLTMRGLKTLDLRMQKHCANAALVAEFLDGHPAIETVLYPGLAEHPGHDIAARQMSGFGGMVSVRMRGGAEAARKFCARTELFILAESLGGVESLIEHPGAMTHASTAGSQLEVPDDLVRLSVGIEDSADLLADLDQALADI, via the coding sequence ATGAGTGAACACCGCAGGTGGCAAGGTCTGGCCACGAAAGCCATCCATGCCGGATACCGACCCGATCCGGCCACCGGGGCGGTCAACGCCCCCATCTATGCCAGTTCGACGTTCGCCCAGGACGGGGTGGGCGGACTGCGCGGCGGCTTCGAGTACGGCCGCACCGGCAACCCGACCCGATCGGCGCTGGAGGCGTCGCTGGCCGCTGTGGAGGAGGCCGGATACGGTCGGGCCTTCAGCTCCGGCATGGCCGCCACCGACTGTGCGCTGCGTGCGGTGCTGCGTCCCGGCGATCACATCGTCATCCCCAACGACGCCTACGGCGGCACCTTCCGGCTCATCGACAAGGTGCTCACCAACTGGGGTATCCACTACACCCCGGTGGATCTGTCCGACCTCGACGCGCTGCGGGTCGCCATCACCTCCCGCACCCGGCTGATCGTGGTGGAGACCCCGACCAACCCGCTGCTGTCGATCGCCGACATCGCCGCGATCGCGCAGATCGCCGGCACCTCGGGCGTGAAGGTGCTGGTGGACAACACCTTTGCCTCACCGGCACTGCAGCAGCCGCTGCTGCTGGGCGCCGACATCGTGCTGCATTCGACCACCAAGTACATCGGCGGGCACTCCGACGTGGTCGGCGGTGCGCTGCTCACCAACGACGAGGAGCTCGACGCCGCATTCGGTTTCCTGCAGAACGGTGCCGGGGCGGTGCCCGGGCCGTTCGACGCGTATCTGACCATGCGCGGGCTCAAGACGCTGGACCTGCGCATGCAGAAACACTGCGCCAACGCCGCCCTGGTCGCCGAATTCCTCGACGGGCACCCGGCGATCGAAACCGTGCTCTACCCGGGTCTGGCCGAACATCCGGGCCACGACATCGCCGCCCGGCAGATGAGCGGTTTCGGCGGGATGGTGTCGGTCCGGATGCGCGGCGGGGCCGAGGCGGCACGCAAGTTCTGCGCCCGCACCGAGCTTTTCATCCTTGCCGAGTCGCTGGGCGGAGTGGAATCACTGATCGAGCATCCGGGCGCGATGACCCACGCCTCCACGGCGGGTTCGCAACTGGAGGTTCCCGACGATCTGGTGCGGTTGTCGGTGGGTATCGAGGATTCCGCGGACCTGCTGGCCGATCTGGACCAGGCGCTGGCCGACATCTGA
- a CDS encoding GOLPH3/VPS74 family protein produces MAKIAEELFLLLLDNGSAQPALDRPRRTRVLTAAALLDLAYACRIRPAVPGEPVEAGRLLALSEPAPNAAPLDPVTEPVLRALRRQPLRPATVLTKLGKRTERNLRTHLEQTGEIRRIRVPGRRFRREYAWPLTNRDRVGRARSDVLAALFEGQVPAPSTAAIITLLHAVDGLGALLSLNDRGWRWVHARATEIATGAWVDEAPSALPEMNLVVTTASVRPALM; encoded by the coding sequence ATGGCGAAAATCGCCGAGGAGCTGTTTCTGCTGCTGCTCGACAATGGATCGGCTCAGCCGGCGCTGGACCGGCCTCGTCGTACCCGGGTGCTGACGGCGGCGGCGCTGCTGGATCTGGCGTATGCCTGCCGGATCCGGCCCGCCGTCCCCGGTGAGCCGGTGGAAGCCGGGAGGTTGCTGGCGTTGAGCGAGCCGGCACCGAACGCCGCGCCGCTGGACCCGGTGACCGAACCGGTGTTGCGGGCGTTGCGGAGACAGCCGCTGCGCCCGGCCACCGTGTTGACCAAACTGGGCAAGCGCACCGAGCGCAACCTGCGGACCCATCTGGAGCAGACCGGGGAGATCCGGCGGATCCGGGTGCCGGGCAGACGGTTTCGCCGCGAATACGCGTGGCCGCTGACGAACCGGGACCGGGTCGGCCGGGCCCGCTCCGATGTGCTGGCGGCGCTGTTCGAGGGGCAGGTGCCCGCACCGTCCACCGCGGCGATCATCACCCTGCTGCACGCGGTGGACGGGCTGGGCGCACTGCTGAGCCTCAACGACCGCGGCTGGCGGTGGGTGCACGCCCGGGCCACCGAAATCGCCACCGGCGCATGGGTGGACGAGGCGCCGTCGGCGCTGCCGGAGATGAACCTGGTGGTCACCACCGCCAGTGTGCGCCCCGCGCTGATGTAG
- a CDS encoding cystathionine beta-synthase yields the protein MRYARHVSELIGNTPLVQLNSVVPEGAGMVLAKIEYLNPGGSSKDRIAVKMIEDAEKRGLLKPGGTIVEPTSGNTGVGLAIVAQQRGYKCIFVCPDKVSEDKQNVLRAYGAEVVVCPTAVPPEHPDSYYSVSDRLTREIDGAWKPDQYSNQMGPQSHYETTGPEIWNDTDGKVTHFVAGVGTGGTITGAGRYLKEVSGRRPEGPVRVVGADPEGSVYSGGTGRPYLVEGVGEDFWPSVYDPSVPDEIIAVSDADSFEMTRRLAREEGLLVGGSCGMAVVAANKVALEAGPDAVVVVLLPDGGRGYLSKIFNDEWMSSYGFLRTPLDGKVHQPTVGDVLRGKSGELPDLVHTHPSETIRDAINILREYGVSQMPVVGAEPPVMAGEVAGSVTERELLSAVYEGRAKLTDAVAEHMGAPLPLIGAGEPVQAAAKMLRECDAVMVVEEGKPAGVLTRHDLLGFLSESTAAH from the coding sequence ATGCGATACGCCCGGCACGTCAGTGAGCTCATCGGCAATACGCCCCTGGTCCAGCTGAATTCTGTGGTCCCGGAGGGCGCCGGCATGGTGCTGGCCAAGATCGAGTACCTGAACCCGGGCGGCAGCTCCAAGGACCGCATCGCGGTCAAGATGATCGAGGACGCCGAGAAGCGCGGCCTGCTCAAGCCGGGCGGCACCATCGTCGAGCCGACGTCCGGCAACACCGGGGTGGGGCTGGCGATCGTGGCCCAGCAGCGTGGATACAAGTGCATCTTCGTCTGCCCGGACAAGGTCAGCGAGGACAAGCAGAACGTGCTGCGGGCGTACGGCGCGGAGGTCGTGGTGTGCCCGACGGCGGTGCCGCCGGAGCATCCGGACAGCTACTACAGCGTGTCGGATCGGCTCACCCGCGAGATCGACGGCGCGTGGAAGCCGGACCAGTACTCCAACCAGATGGGTCCGCAGAGCCACTACGAGACCACCGGGCCGGAGATCTGGAACGACACCGACGGCAAGGTCACGCACTTCGTCGCCGGCGTGGGCACCGGCGGCACCATCACCGGCGCCGGCCGCTACCTCAAGGAGGTGTCCGGACGTCGCCCAGAAGGTCCCGTGCGGGTCGTCGGCGCCGATCCGGAGGGTTCGGTGTACTCCGGCGGCACCGGCCGGCCGTATCTGGTCGAGGGCGTCGGCGAGGACTTCTGGCCGTCGGTCTACGACCCGTCGGTGCCCGACGAGATCATCGCGGTGTCCGATGCGGACTCGTTCGAGATGACCCGGCGGCTGGCCCGCGAGGAGGGGTTGCTGGTCGGCGGGTCGTGCGGGATGGCGGTGGTCGCGGCCAACAAGGTGGCCCTGGAGGCCGGGCCGGACGCGGTGGTCGTGGTGCTGCTGCCCGACGGCGGCCGGGGTTATCTGTCCAAGATCTTCAACGACGAGTGGATGTCGTCCTACGGCTTCCTGCGGACCCCGCTCGACGGCAAGGTTCACCAACCCACCGTCGGGGACGTGTTGCGCGGCAAGTCCGGGGAGCTGCCCGACCTGGTGCACACCCACCCCTCGGAGACGATCCGCGACGCGATCAACATCCTGCGCGAGTACGGGGTGTCGCAGATGCCCGTCGTCGGTGCCGAACCGCCGGTGATGGCCGGCGAGGTCGCCGGCAGCGTGACCGAGCGGGAGCTGCTGTCGGCGGTGTACGAGGGCCGCGCCAAGCTCACCGACGCGGTCGCCGAGCACATGGGCGCGCCGCTGCCGTTGATCGGCGCGGGCGAGCCGGTCCAGGCCGCCGCCAAGATGCTGCGCGAATGCGATGCGGTGATGGTGGTGGAGGAGGGCAAGCCGGCCGGTGTGCTGACCCGCCACGATCTGCTGGGCTTCCTCTCGGAGAGCACCGCAGCGCACTGA
- a CDS encoding acyl-CoA dehydrogenase family protein → MTARVDDLLDLDALLTPEDIELRDTVRRFGEQRLRPHVADWFESGQIPVRELAADLGKLGLLGMHLQGYGCSGSTATAYGLVCQELEAVDSGLRSLVSVQGSLAMFAIYRHGSEEQRRHWLPPMATGEVIGCFGLTEPDFGSNPAGMRTTARRDGSDWILNGSKMWITNGSVADVAIVWARSADDGILGFVVPTDTPGFTAREMTRKLSLRASVTSELHLDDVRLPADARLPGARGLSGPLACLSEARFGIVFGSVGAARDCLETTLDYVATREVFDKPLAGYQITQTKLADMAVELGKAQLLALHLGRLKDGGTIRPEQISVGKLNNVREALRIARECRTLLGANGVTLEYPVLRHANNLESVLTYEGTSEVHQLVIGQTMTGLSAFR, encoded by the coding sequence ATGACTGCGCGCGTGGATGACCTGCTCGACCTGGACGCCCTACTGACCCCCGAGGACATCGAACTGCGCGACACCGTGCGCCGATTCGGCGAACAGCGGCTGCGCCCGCATGTCGCCGACTGGTTCGAGTCGGGTCAGATCCCGGTCCGCGAGCTCGCCGCCGACCTGGGCAAGCTCGGGCTGCTCGGCATGCACCTGCAGGGTTACGGCTGCAGCGGCTCCACCGCCACCGCCTACGGGCTGGTGTGTCAGGAGCTGGAGGCCGTCGACAGCGGGCTGCGCAGCCTGGTGTCGGTGCAGGGCAGCCTGGCGATGTTCGCGATCTACCGGCACGGCAGCGAGGAGCAGCGCCGGCACTGGCTGCCGCCGATGGCCACCGGTGAGGTGATCGGCTGCTTCGGCCTGACCGAACCGGACTTCGGTTCCAATCCGGCCGGCATGCGCACCACCGCTCGGCGGGACGGGTCGGACTGGATCCTCAACGGGTCGAAGATGTGGATCACCAACGGCTCGGTGGCCGACGTGGCGATCGTGTGGGCCCGCAGCGCCGACGACGGCATCCTCGGGTTCGTCGTGCCCACCGACACGCCCGGCTTCACCGCCCGCGAGATGACCCGCAAACTGTCGCTGCGGGCGTCGGTCACCTCCGAGTTGCACCTCGACGACGTGCGGTTGCCCGCCGACGCCCGGCTCCCCGGCGCGCGCGGGTTGTCCGGACCGTTGGCGTGTCTGTCCGAGGCACGGTTCGGCATCGTGTTCGGCAGCGTCGGCGCCGCCCGCGACTGTCTGGAGACCACGCTGGACTACGTCGCCACCCGCGAGGTGTTCGACAAGCCGCTGGCCGGTTATCAGATCACCCAGACCAAGCTCGCGGACATGGCCGTCGAGCTGGGCAAGGCACAGCTGCTGGCGTTGCACCTGGGCCGGCTGAAGGACGGCGGGACGATCCGGCCGGAACAGATCAGCGTCGGCAAGCTCAACAACGTCCGGGAGGCGCTGCGGATCGCCCGCGAATGCCGGACCCTGCTGGGCGCCAACGGGGTGACGCTGGAGTACCCGGTGCTGCGGCACGCCAACAACCTGGAATCGGTGCTGACCTACGAGGGCACGTCCGAGGTGCACCAGCTGGTCATCGGTCAGACCATGACCGGGCTGAGCGCGTTCCGGTGA
- a CDS encoding DUF4307 domain-containing protein, with translation MIERPTARYGRQPTSARPRRWAVIGVTVLAVIVGLAVAVIGYRQLGSPDVEGELSGYRVLDDRTVEVTIAVTRKDPARPVVCIVRARSLDGSETGRREVLVEPSVEPIVQVTTLVETSQPPLVGDIYGCGAEVPEYLIAPDR, from the coding sequence ATGATCGAGCGTCCCACCGCGCGCTACGGCCGGCAACCGACGTCGGCGCGACCCCGCCGCTGGGCGGTCATCGGTGTGACGGTGCTCGCGGTGATCGTCGGTCTGGCGGTGGCGGTCATCGGCTACCGCCAGCTGGGCAGCCCCGACGTGGAAGGCGAGCTCAGCGGCTACCGGGTGCTCGACGACCGGACGGTGGAGGTGACCATCGCGGTCACCCGCAAGGATCCGGCCCGACCGGTAGTCTGCATTGTGCGGGCCCGCTCACTGGACGGCAGCGAGACCGGCCGCCGGGAGGTGTTGGTGGAGCCGTCGGTGGAGCCGATCGTGCAGGTGACGACCCTGGTCGAGACCAGCCAGCCGCCGCTGGTGGGCGATATCTACGGTTGCGGGGCCGAGGTGCCGGAATACCTGATCGCACCGGATCGTTAA
- the greA gene encoding transcription elongation factor GreA, translating into MTDTQTTWLTQEAYDRLKAELDQLIANRPIIAAEINDRREEGDLRENGGYHAAREEQGQQEARIRQLQELLNNAKVGEAPTVSGVALPGSVVTVYYDDDESDTETFLIGTRQEGITDGEVEVYSPNSPLGAALLDAKVGESRTYTVPSGATVKVTLVSAEPYQG; encoded by the coding sequence ATGACCGACACGCAGACCACCTGGCTGACCCAGGAGGCGTACGACCGGCTGAAGGCGGAGCTCGACCAGCTGATCGCCAATCGGCCGATCATCGCCGCCGAGATCAACGATCGCCGGGAAGAGGGCGACCTGCGGGAGAACGGCGGTTATCACGCCGCGCGGGAGGAGCAGGGACAGCAGGAGGCGCGGATCCGGCAGTTGCAGGAGCTGCTCAACAACGCCAAGGTCGGTGAAGCGCCCACGGTCTCCGGCGTCGCCCTGCCCGGGTCGGTGGTCACGGTCTACTACGACGACGACGAGAGCGACACCGAGACGTTCCTGATCGGCACCCGGCAGGAGGGCATCACCGACGGGGAGGTCGAGGTGTACTCGCCGAACTCCCCGCTGGGTGCGGCGCTGCTCGACGCGAAGGTGGGCGAATCGCGCACTTACACCGTGCCGAGCGGCGCGACCGTGAAGGTGACGCTGGTCAGCGCCGAGCCGTACCAGGGCTGA
- the mca gene encoding mycothiol conjugate amidase Mca, with protein sequence MTELRLMAVHAHPDDESSKGAATTAKYADEGARVMVVTLTGGERGDILNPAMDLPEVRGRIAEVRRDEMAKAAEILGVEHRWLGFVDSGLPEGDPPPPLPEGCFATVPLEQATERLVRLIREFRPHVMTTYDENGGYPHPDHIRCHQVSVAAYEAAADYRLFPDAGPPWAVLKLYYNHGFIRQRMKLLQDEFEKNGMEGPFAKWLERWDPENDVFEKRVTTRVECAKYFGRRDDALRAHATQIDPNSFFFAAPIEWQERLWPTEEFELARSRVPVRLPETDLFAGIEDHVDKLD encoded by the coding sequence ATGACTGAACTGCGATTGATGGCGGTGCACGCGCACCCGGACGATGAGTCCAGCAAGGGTGCCGCCACCACGGCCAAGTACGCCGACGAGGGTGCGCGTGTCATGGTCGTGACCCTGACCGGGGGCGAGCGCGGCGACATCCTCAACCCGGCGATGGACCTGCCCGAGGTGCGCGGCCGGATCGCCGAGGTCCGCCGGGACGAGATGGCGAAGGCCGCCGAGATCCTCGGTGTCGAACATCGTTGGCTCGGTTTCGTCGACTCCGGGTTGCCCGAGGGCGACCCGCCGCCCCCGCTGCCGGAAGGCTGCTTCGCGACCGTGCCGCTCGAGCAGGCCACCGAACGGCTGGTCCGGCTGATCCGGGAGTTCCGGCCGCACGTGATGACCACCTACGACGAGAACGGCGGCTATCCGCATCCCGACCACATCCGCTGCCATCAGGTGTCGGTGGCCGCCTACGAGGCCGCGGCCGACTACCGGCTGTTCCCCGACGCGGGGCCGCCGTGGGCGGTGCTCAAGCTGTACTACAACCACGGGTTCATCCGGCAGCGAATGAAGCTGCTGCAGGATGAGTTCGAGAAGAACGGGATGGAAGGCCCGTTCGCCAAATGGCTGGAGCGGTGGGACCCGGAGAACGACGTGTTCGAGAAGCGGGTGACCACCCGGGTGGAGTGCGCCAAGTACTTCGGCCGCCGCGACGACGCGTTGCGGGCCCACGCCACCCAGATCGACCCGAACAGCTTCTTCTTCGCCGCGCCCATCGAATGGCAGGAAAGGCTGTGGCCCACCGAGGAGTTCGAGTTGGCGCGGTCACGGGTTCCGGTACGGCTGCCGGAGACCGACCTGTTCGCCGGAATCGAGGATCACGTTGACAAGCTTGACTGA
- a CDS encoding alpha/beta hydrolase translates to MTAPSKVPRTSPLATRAARGHYSRTFPVSDGTPSEYVEDGPSLAGRLTALAAYLTVRPTLAIGSFAPRLPWPWGLLDFAARAVRPVPGTVRATIRLPHCTAQLVRAPGVLPADGRRSVVLYLHGGAFLTCGAHTHGRLVTALSEFADSPVLVVNYRMIPKHSVGTAIDDCYDGYQWLRAKGYEPDQIVLAGDSAGGYLALSLAQRLLDEGEEPAALVALSPLFEIDNESRAQHPNIRTDAMFPPRAFSALIELVEEAAERRTTNGRPEEVYEPLDNIEPGLPRTLIHVSGSEALISDARKAARRLAAAGVPVEIRVWPGQMHVFQIAAPFVPEAKRSLRQIGEYIREATW, encoded by the coding sequence ATGACTGCACCAAGCAAAGTTCCGCGGACCTCGCCGCTCGCGACGCGGGCGGCCCGCGGTCACTATTCGCGCACATTCCCGGTCAGCGATGGGACACCGTCCGAGTACGTCGAGGACGGGCCCAGCCTGGCCGGCCGGCTCACCGCCCTCGCCGCGTACCTGACGGTCCGGCCCACCCTGGCGATCGGGAGCTTCGCTCCGCGTCTGCCGTGGCCGTGGGGCCTGCTCGACTTCGCCGCCCGCGCCGTCCGCCCGGTGCCGGGTACGGTGCGCGCCACCATCCGGCTGCCGCACTGCACCGCCCAGCTGGTCCGCGCCCCCGGGGTGCTGCCCGCCGACGGGCGCCGCAGCGTGGTGCTCTACCTGCACGGCGGGGCGTTTCTGACCTGCGGTGCGCATACGCACGGGCGGCTCGTCACCGCGTTGTCGGAGTTCGCCGACAGCCCGGTGCTGGTGGTCAACTACCGGATGATCCCCAAACATTCCGTCGGCACTGCCATCGACGACTGCTACGACGGGTATCAGTGGCTGCGGGCCAAGGGCTACGAGCCGGATCAGATCGTGCTGGCCGGGGACTCCGCCGGCGGCTATCTGGCGCTGAGCCTGGCGCAACGGCTGCTCGACGAGGGGGAGGAGCCGGCCGCCTTGGTCGCGTTGTCGCCGCTGTTCGAGATCGACAACGAGTCGCGGGCACAGCATCCGAACATCCGCACCGACGCGATGTTCCCGCCGCGGGCGTTCTCGGCGTTGATCGAGCTCGTCGAGGAGGCCGCGGAGCGGCGCACCACCAACGGGCGCCCGGAGGAGGTGTACGAGCCGCTGGACAACATCGAGCCGGGGCTGCCGCGCACCCTGATCCACGTGTCCGGCTCCGAGGCGCTGATCAGTGACGCCCGCAAGGCGGCGCGCCGGCTGGCCGCCGCCGGGGTCCCGGTGGAGATCCGGGTGTGGCCTGGTCAGATGCATGTCTTCCAGATCGCGGCGCCGTTCGTGCCGGAGGCCAAACGGTCGTTGCGGCAGATCGGCGAGTACATCCGCGAGGCCACCTGGTAG